A single Bos mutus isolate GX-2022 chromosome 16, NWIPB_WYAK_1.1, whole genome shotgun sequence DNA region contains:
- the PLOD1 gene encoding procollagen-lysine,2-oxoglutarate 5-dioxygenase 1 yields MRLLLLLAPLGWLLLAETKGDAKPEDNLLVLTVATKETEGFRRFKRSAQFFNYKIQALGLGEDWPGEAMLAGGGLKVRLLKKALEKHADKENLVILFTDSYDVVFASGPRELLKKFRQARSQVVFSAEELIYPDRRLEAKYPVVSDGKRFLGSGGFIGYAPNLSKLVAEWEGQDSDSDQLFYTKIFLDPEKREQINITLDHRCRIFQNLDGALDEVVLKFEMGQVRARNLAYDTLPVLIHGNGPTKLQLNYLGNYIPRFWTFETGCAVCDEGLRSLKGIGDEALPAVLVGVFIEQPTPFLSLFFQRLLRLHYPQKRLRLFIHNHEQHHKAQVEQFLAEHGDEYQSVKLVGPEVRVANADARNMGADLCRQDRGCTYYFSVDADVALTEPKTLRLLIEQNKNVITPLMTRHGRLWSNFWGALSADGYYARSEDYVDIVQGRRVGVWNVPYISNIYLIKGSALRAELQETDLFHHSKLDPDMAFCANIRQQDVFMFLTNRHSFGHLLSLDSYQTTHLHNDLWEVFSNPEDWKEKYIHENYTKALAGKMVEMPCPDVYWFPIFTETACDELVEEMEHYGQWSLGDNKDNRIQGGYENVPTIDIHMNQINFEREWHKFLVEYIAPMTEKLYPGYYTRAQFDLAFVVRYKPDEQPSLVPHHDASTFTINIALNRVGVDYEGGGCRFLRYNCSIRAPRKGWTLMHPGRLTHYHEGLPTTKGTRYIAVSFVDP; encoded by the exons ACAACCTTTTGGTCCTCACTGTGGCTACGAAGGAGACCGAGGGGTTCCGACGCTTTAAGCGCTCAGCTCAGTTCTTCAACTACAAGATCCAG gcgctggggctgggggaggactgGCCTGGGGAGGCGATGTTGGCAGGCGGAGGGCTGAAGGTCCGGCTATTGAAGAAAGCCCTGGAGAAGCACGCCGACAAGGAGAACCTGGTCATTCTCTTCACAGACAG CTATGATGTGGTGTTTGCCTCGGGGCCCCGAGAGCTCCTGAAGAAGTTTCGGCAGGCCAGGAGCCAGGTGGTCTTCTCGGCCGAGGAGCTCATCTACCCGGACCGCAGGCTGGAGGCCAAGTACCCGGTGGTGTCCGACGGCAAGaggttcctgggctctggag gcttcaTCGGTTATGCTCCCAACCTTAGCAAACTGGTGGCAGAGTGGGAAGGCCAGGACAGCGACAGCGATCAGCTCTTTTACACCAAGATCTTCTTGGACCCAGAGAAGAGG GAGCAGATCAATATCACCCTGGACCACCGTTGCCGAATCTTCCAGAATTTGGATGGAGCCTTGG ATGAGGTCGTGCTCAAGTTTGAAATGGGCCAAGTGAGAGCGAGGAACCTGGCCTACGACACCCTCCCAGTCCTGATTCATGGCAACGGGCCCACCAAG CTGCAGCTGAACTACTTGGGCAACTACATCCCGCGCTTCTGGACCTTCGAGACGGGGTGCGCTGTGTGTGACGAGGGCCTGCGCAGCCTCAAGGGCATCGGG GATGAAGCTCTGCCTGCTGTTCTGGTCGGCGTGTTCATCGAACAGCCCACCCCGTTCCTGTCCCTGTTCTTCCAGCGGCTCTTGCGCCTCCACTACCCCCAAAAACGGTTGAGGCTTTTCATTCACAACCAC GAGCAGCACCACAAGGCTCAGGTGGagcagttcctggcagagcacgGCGACGAGTACCAGTCTGTGAAACTGGTGGGCCCCGAGGTGCGGGTGGCCAACGCAGACGCCAGGAACATGGGCGC GGACTTGTGCCGGCAGGACCGTGGCTGCACTTACTACTTCAGCGTGGATGCCGACGTGGCCCTGACTGAGCCCAAAACCCTGCGGCTGCTGATCGAGCAGAACAA GAACGTTATCACCCCATTGATGACCCGCCATGGGAGGCTGTGGTCGAATTTCtggggggcactgagtgcagatGGCTACTACGCCCGCTCCGAGGACTACGTGGACATCGTGCAGGGGCGGCGTGT GGGTGTCTGGAATGTACCCTACATCTCAAACATCTACCTGATCAAGGGAAGCGCCCTGCGGGCTGAGTTGCAGGAGACAGACCTGTTCCACCACAGCAAGCTGGACCCCGACATGGCCTTCTGTGCCAACATCCGGCAGCAG GATGTGTTCATGTTCCTGACCAACCGGCactcctttggccacctgctcTCCCTGGACAGCTACCAGACCACCCACCTCCACAACGACCTCTGGGAGGTGTTCAGCAACCCTGAG gactggaaggagAAATACATCCACGAGAACTACACCAAGGCCTTGGCGGGGAAGATGGTGGAGATG CCTTGCCCGGACGTCTACTGGTTCCCCATCTTCACGGAGACGGCCTGTGATGAGCTGGTGGAAGAGATGGAGCACTACGGCCAGTGGTCCCTGGGAGATAACAAG GACAACCGCATCCAGGGTGGCTACGAAAACGTGCCAACCATCGACATCCACATGAACCAGATCAACTTTGAGCGGGAGTGGCACAAGTTCCTGGTGGAGTACATCGCCCCCATGACGGAGAAACTCTACCCGGGCTACTACACCAGG GCCCAATTCGACCTGGCCTTTGTCGTCCGCTACAAGCCCGATGAGCAGCCCTCGCTGGTGCCACACCACGACGCCTCCACCTTCACCATCAACATCGCCCTGAACCGGGTTGGAGTGGATTATGAG GGCGGGGGCTGTCGGTTCCTGCGCTACAACTGCTCCATCCGAGCCCCACGGAAGGGCTGGACCCTGATGCACCCCGGGCGACTCACGCACTACCACGAGGGGCTCCCCACCACCAAAGGCACCCGCTACATCGCAGTCTCCTTCGTCGATCCCTAA